The following proteins come from a genomic window of Geminicoccaceae bacterium SCSIO 64248:
- a CDS encoding hydantoinase B/oxoprolinase family protein, translated as MSTPGAWRIGFDIGGTFTDFILHDDAGGRLFMHKRLTTPHDPSEAALLGLEELVAMAGIGLSEVREIVHGTTLVTNAVIERKGAKLGLITTEGFRDILEMGTEQRYDIYDLFLPFPEPFVPRRLRLEVTERLDRDGAIVTALDEETVKAAARRLAEDGVEAVALCFLHAYRNPAHEREAARIVREICPDVAVSLSSDVVAELWEYQRCVTTCANAYVQPLMDRYLGRLERELALRGFTGALRLMHSAGGLIAPETARAFPIRLLESGPAGGGLATALFGAQAGKPDVLSFDMGGTTAKACLIEGGRTEIAPMMEAGRVHRFKKGSGLPIKAPVIDMIEIGAGGGSIAGIDEVGLLRVGPRSAGSAPGPACYGQGGAEPTVTDANLVLGYYDPAFFLGGRMTLDKDAATESVARLGARLGLSAQDTAWGIHKVVTESMAAAARVHMVEKGKDPRRYAMVGFGGAGPAHAAGVARVLGASEVIVPPASGAASALGFLAAPLSFELVRSHPAALDQAFDAPAVNGVLAELEAEGRARLAEAGIAAADVTVERSADMRLVGQMHEIAVALPDGALGRDSLPAMHRAFAQAYERRYTSLYQGARIEAISFRVRCVGPVPELSLEGAAGGGAPAAKVKGTRRARFEEGEVEAVVYDRYALAPGDTIEGPAIVEERESTTILPPGDRLTVDDVLNLRIAIGHGAQAQALVEAGMSVDEAIARIEADPIALEIMWSRLVTVVEEMWLTVCRTAFSLVISEAQDFACELLDPEGETLAHSPRAMPVFNLTLPRAVKAILAKYPAETMQPGDVLITNDPWLCAGHLFDIAVVTPVFKDGRVVGLMGTVGHVSDIGGTKDSLRAREIYEEGFQIPPMKLVDAGVPNATLFGLLAENVRNPAQVLGDVHAFIAANAIGAERLSAFMTEYGMDDLRALASVVQGRSEQAMRAAIEALPDGVYTSEIWNNPLGTPMRFPLKLTVAGDAIEIDFEGAPDQLAQGGLNCTLNYTAAHATYPLKCILTPAVRGNAGCYRPFTVKAPEGSILNATRPAAVNLRTRTGWYIAPNIFRALAEAAPDAVQANTGLPVAMTIYGRDASGRIYSDMLFTGGGQGASAHGDGKSGLLWPTSAANTSVELFETRVPCLVLEKAYVADSGGPGRHRGGLGQRVRLRKLDDDGLASLVALYPEGVDIRTPGLFGGAPGGIAQGVVRDAAGNVVHDVGTGELVQITRTDQVVELVLAGGAGYGRPDERPAPAIARDLDEDAITKGGAEREYGRAAAGLASSVREQADSR; from the coding sequence ATGAGCACACCCGGCGCCTGGCGCATCGGCTTCGACATCGGCGGCACGTTCACCGACTTCATCCTGCACGACGACGCGGGCGGCCGCCTGTTCATGCACAAGCGCCTGACCACGCCGCACGATCCCTCCGAGGCGGCGCTCCTGGGCCTGGAGGAGCTGGTCGCCATGGCCGGGATCGGCCTGTCCGAGGTGCGCGAGATCGTGCACGGCACCACGCTGGTCACCAACGCCGTGATCGAGCGCAAGGGGGCGAAGCTCGGCCTGATCACGACCGAGGGCTTCCGCGACATCCTGGAGATGGGCACCGAGCAGCGCTACGACATCTACGACCTCTTCCTGCCCTTCCCCGAGCCCTTCGTGCCGCGCCGGCTGCGCCTCGAGGTCACCGAGCGCCTCGACCGCGACGGCGCCATCGTGACCGCGCTCGATGAAGAAACCGTAAAGGCCGCCGCGCGCAGGCTGGCCGAGGACGGCGTCGAGGCGGTCGCGCTCTGCTTCCTGCACGCCTACCGCAACCCCGCGCACGAGCGGGAGGCGGCGCGGATCGTCCGGGAGATCTGTCCGGACGTGGCGGTCTCGCTCTCGTCCGACGTCGTCGCCGAGCTCTGGGAATACCAGCGCTGCGTCACGACCTGCGCCAACGCCTACGTCCAGCCCTTGATGGACCGCTATCTCGGCCGGCTCGAGCGCGAGCTCGCCCTGCGCGGCTTCACGGGCGCGCTACGCCTGATGCATTCGGCCGGCGGACTGATCGCGCCCGAGACCGCGCGCGCCTTCCCGATCCGCCTGCTCGAGTCCGGCCCGGCCGGCGGCGGCCTCGCCACCGCCCTGTTCGGCGCGCAGGCCGGCAAGCCCGACGTGCTCTCCTTCGACATGGGCGGCACGACCGCCAAGGCCTGCCTGATCGAGGGTGGGCGGACCGAGATCGCGCCTATGATGGAGGCCGGCCGCGTCCATCGCTTCAAGAAGGGCTCGGGCCTGCCGATCAAGGCGCCGGTCATCGACATGATCGAGATCGGCGCGGGCGGCGGCTCGATCGCCGGCATCGACGAGGTCGGGCTCCTGCGGGTCGGGCCGCGCTCGGCCGGCTCGGCGCCGGGCCCGGCCTGCTACGGCCAGGGCGGCGCCGAGCCGACCGTGACCGACGCCAACCTCGTGCTCGGCTACTACGACCCCGCCTTCTTCCTGGGCGGGCGCATGACCCTGGACAAGGATGCCGCGACCGAGTCCGTCGCGCGGCTGGGCGCGCGTCTCGGCCTGTCCGCGCAGGACACCGCCTGGGGCATCCACAAGGTCGTGACCGAGAGCATGGCCGCGGCGGCGCGCGTGCACATGGTCGAGAAGGGCAAGGATCCCCGCCGCTACGCCATGGTCGGCTTCGGCGGCGCCGGCCCGGCCCATGCCGCCGGCGTCGCCCGCGTGCTGGGCGCCTCGGAGGTCATCGTCCCGCCCGCCTCGGGCGCCGCGTCCGCGCTCGGCTTCCTGGCGGCGCCCCTCTCGTTCGAGCTGGTCCGCTCCCATCCCGCCGCGCTGGACCAGGCCTTCGACGCCCCCGCGGTCAACGGGGTCCTGGCCGAATTGGAGGCGGAGGGCCGCGCGCGTTTGGCCGAGGCCGGGATCGCCGCCGCCGACGTGACGGTCGAGCGGTCGGCCGACATGCGCCTGGTCGGCCAGATGCACGAGATCGCGGTCGCGCTGCCGGACGGCGCGCTCGGCCGGGACAGCCTGCCGGCGATGCACCGGGCGTTCGCCCAGGCCTACGAACGGCGCTACACCTCGCTCTACCAGGGCGCCCGGATCGAGGCGATCTCCTTCCGCGTGCGCTGCGTGGGCCCCGTGCCCGAGCTCTCGCTCGAGGGCGCCGCCGGCGGCGGCGCGCCCGCGGCCAAGGTCAAGGGCACGCGCCGCGCGCGCTTCGAGGAGGGCGAGGTCGAGGCGGTGGTCTACGACCGCTACGCCCTGGCGCCCGGCGATACGATCGAGGGGCCGGCCATCGTCGAGGAGCGGGAGTCGACCACGATCCTGCCGCCGGGCGACCGGCTTACGGTCGACGACGTCTTGAACCTGCGGATCGCGATCGGCCACGGCGCCCAGGCCCAGGCCCTGGTCGAGGCCGGCATGTCCGTGGACGAGGCGATCGCGCGGATCGAGGCCGACCCGATCGCGCTTGAGATCATGTGGAGCCGGCTCGTCACGGTGGTCGAGGAGATGTGGCTGACCGTGTGCCGGACGGCCTTCTCCCTGGTCATCTCGGAAGCGCAGGACTTCGCCTGCGAGCTGCTCGACCCCGAGGGCGAGACCCTGGCGCACTCGCCGCGCGCCATGCCGGTCTTCAACCTGACCCTGCCGCGCGCGGTCAAGGCGATCCTCGCCAAGTATCCCGCCGAGACCATGCAACCGGGCGACGTCCTGATCACCAACGATCCCTGGCTGTGCGCCGGCCACCTGTTCGACATCGCCGTGGTCACGCCGGTCTTCAAGGACGGCCGCGTCGTCGGCCTGATGGGCACGGTCGGCCATGTCTCGGACATCGGCGGCACCAAGGACAGCCTGCGCGCGCGCGAGATCTACGAGGAAGGCTTCCAGATCCCGCCCATGAAGCTGGTCGACGCCGGTGTGCCGAACGCGACCCTGTTCGGCCTGCTCGCCGAGAACGTGCGCAACCCGGCCCAGGTCCTGGGCGACGTCCACGCCTTCATCGCCGCGAACGCGATCGGCGCCGAGCGGCTTTCGGCCTTCATGACCGAATACGGCATGGACGACCTGCGCGCGCTGGCGTCCGTGGTCCAGGGCCGCTCGGAGCAGGCGATGCGCGCCGCGATCGAAGCCCTGCCGGACGGCGTCTACACGTCGGAGATCTGGAACAACCCGCTGGGCACGCCGATGCGCTTCCCGCTGAAGCTCACGGTCGCCGGCGACGCCATCGAGATCGACTTCGAGGGCGCGCCGGACCAGCTGGCCCAGGGCGGGCTGAACTGCACGCTGAACTACACGGCCGCCCACGCCACCTATCCGCTGAAGTGCATCCTGACGCCCGCCGTGCGCGGCAATGCCGGCTGCTACCGGCCGTTCACGGTCAAGGCGCCCGAGGGCTCGATCCTGAACGCGACCCGGCCCGCCGCGGTCAACCTGCGCACGCGGACCGGCTGGTACATCGCGCCCAACATCTTCCGCGCCCTGGCCGAGGCCGCGCCGGACGCCGTCCAGGCCAACACCGGCCTGCCGGTCGCCATGACCATCTACGGCCGCGACGCCTCGGGGCGGATCTATTCCGACATGCTGTTCACCGGCGGCGGCCAGGGCGCGTCCGCCCACGGCGACGGCAAGTCCGGCCTGCTCTGGCCGACCTCGGCCGCCAACACCTCGGTCGAGCTGTTCGAGACCCGCGTGCCCTGCCTCGTGCTCGAGAAGGCCTATGTCGCGGATTCCGGCGGGCCGGGCCGGCATCGCGGCGGCCTCGGCCAGCGCGTGCGCCTGCGCAAGCTGGACGACGACGGCCTGGCGTCCCTGGTGGCCCTCTATCCCGAGGGCGTCGACATCCGCACGCCCGGCCTGTTCGGCGGCGCGCCCGGCGGCATCGCCCAGGGCGTCGTCCGCGATGCGGCCGGCAACGTGGTCCACGATGTCGGCACGGGCGAGCTCGTCCAGATCACCCGGACCGACCAGGTGGTCGAGCTGGTCCTGGCCGGCGGCGCCGGCTACGGCCGGCCGGACGAGCGCCCGGCCCCGGCGATCGCCCGCGACCTCGACGAGGACGCGATCACGAAAGGCGGAGCCGAGCGCGAATATGGCCGCGCGGCCGCCGGGCTGGCATCGTCCGTGCGAGAGCAGGCGGACAGCCGCTAG
- a CDS encoding zinc-binding dehydrogenase, with amino-acid sequence MEKIRVATFAGPGAPPVIQEVAWPDVPPKAALIQIGACGVCGTDLHILKGHWPKPLPWPFTLGHEIAGVIVEKGAELTADFMGKPLEVGSRIMIPPLMPCGSCHYCVHYPESANKCLTPVYYGRYLGFDKAPHLWGGWAEYVYVDLGDLPGTKIYKLPDDMPLRLGALSEPLTSCLRGFNRATRAGGFRWGDTVVIQGSGPIGILAVAAAQEMGAGRVICVGAPEEPRLALARRFGAEATVDIEEHRTPEERIRRVRDIVGGFGADLVMDCSGHPSAGPEGIEFLRDGGTYVEMGQFTDAGSIQTSWHRICTKDLNVLGSWAFTANDLPLGVDMLDRARDRYPWLEMQTLYPFDADGVGRAVADAMAMRTVKSTIVPWPELAEA; translated from the coding sequence ATGGAGAAGATACGGGTCGCGACCTTTGCCGGACCGGGGGCGCCGCCGGTCATCCAGGAGGTCGCGTGGCCGGACGTGCCGCCCAAGGCCGCCCTGATCCAGATCGGCGCCTGCGGCGTGTGCGGCACGGATCTGCACATCCTCAAGGGCCACTGGCCCAAGCCGCTGCCCTGGCCGTTCACCCTCGGCCACGAGATCGCGGGCGTCATCGTCGAGAAGGGCGCGGAGCTCACCGCCGACTTCATGGGCAAGCCGCTCGAGGTCGGCTCGCGGATCATGATCCCGCCGCTCATGCCGTGCGGCAGCTGCCATTACTGCGTGCACTACCCCGAGAGCGCCAACAAGTGCCTGACGCCGGTCTATTACGGCCGCTATCTCGGCTTCGACAAGGCGCCGCATCTCTGGGGCGGCTGGGCGGAATACGTCTATGTCGACCTGGGCGACCTGCCCGGCACCAAGATCTACAAGCTGCCCGACGACATGCCGCTCCGCCTGGGCGCGCTGTCCGAGCCCTTGACCTCGTGCCTGCGCGGCTTCAACCGGGCGACGCGGGCGGGCGGCTTCCGCTGGGGCGACACGGTGGTGATCCAGGGCTCCGGCCCGATCGGCATCCTGGCCGTGGCGGCGGCGCAGGAGATGGGGGCCGGCCGGGTGATCTGCGTGGGCGCGCCGGAGGAGCCCAGGCTGGCGCTCGCCCGCCGGTTCGGCGCCGAGGCGACCGTCGACATCGAGGAGCACCGCACGCCCGAGGAGCGCATCCGCCGCGTGCGCGACATCGTGGGCGGCTTCGGCGCCGACCTGGTCATGGACTGCTCCGGCCACCCCAGCGCCGGGCCCGAGGGCATCGAGTTCCTGCGCGATGGCGGCACCTATGTCGAGATGGGCCAGTTCACCGACGCCGGCAGCATCCAGACCAGCTGGCACCGCATCTGCACCAAGGACCTGAACGTGCTGGGCTCGTGGGCGTTCACCGCCAACGACCTGCCGCTGGGCGTCGACATGCTCGACCGCGCCCGGGACAGATATCCGTGGCTGGAAATGCAGACGCTCTACCCGTTCGACGCGGACGGCGTCGGCCGCGCCGTCGCCGACGCCATGGCGATGCGCACGGTGAAGTCGACGATCGTGCCCTGGCCGGAGCTGGCCGAGGCGTGA
- a CDS encoding DUF4268 domain-containing protein produces MELGRLARVDLRSVWQSEPQGFTPWLAAPENLGLLGEAIGIDLELEALERWVGPFRADILCRNASDESWVLVENQIERTDHVHLGQIITYAAGLDAVTIVWIAARFTEEHRAALDWLNRHTAAPLRFFGLEIELWRIGLSPPAPKFNVVAQPNDWAGAVESGARSVSGGGATDERKQIYVAYWTAFADLLAERGSPLRLGQAPAQYSVAFGSGRPGVQLLVQAGFRDKWLSVAVAAPNDSAKDVFRALLADRVAIEQAIGATLDWQERPELKRWQIEWRRGGPDPLDEGDWPNQHAWLADGLERLARVFRTRLQAAPPDATPAAVDPSLDE; encoded by the coding sequence ATGGAACTGGGCCGCTTGGCGCGGGTCGACCTGCGCAGCGTGTGGCAGAGCGAGCCGCAGGGCTTCACCCCGTGGCTGGCCGCGCCGGAGAACCTGGGGCTGCTCGGCGAGGCGATCGGCATCGACCTCGAACTGGAGGCGCTCGAGCGGTGGGTCGGCCCCTTCCGCGCCGACATCCTGTGCCGGAACGCCAGCGACGAGAGCTGGGTCCTGGTCGAGAACCAGATCGAGCGGACCGACCATGTCCATCTCGGCCAGATCATCACCTATGCCGCCGGCCTGGACGCGGTGACGATCGTGTGGATCGCCGCGCGGTTCACCGAGGAGCATCGCGCGGCCCTCGACTGGCTCAACCGCCACACCGCGGCGCCCTTGCGGTTCTTCGGCCTGGAGATCGAGCTGTGGCGGATCGGCCTGTCGCCGCCGGCCCCCAAGTTCAACGTGGTGGCCCAGCCCAACGACTGGGCGGGCGCCGTCGAGTCCGGGGCACGGTCGGTGTCGGGCGGCGGGGCGACGGACGAGCGCAAGCAGATCTATGTCGCCTATTGGACGGCCTTCGCCGATCTTCTGGCGGAGCGCGGCTCGCCCTTGCGGCTGGGGCAAGCGCCGGCGCAGTACAGCGTGGCGTTCGGATCGGGCCGGCCGGGCGTCCAGCTTCTCGTGCAGGCCGGCTTTCGCGACAAATGGCTGAGCGTGGCCGTCGCCGCGCCGAACGATTCCGCGAAGGACGTCTTTCGCGCGCTGCTCGCCGATCGGGTGGCGATCGAGCAGGCGATCGGCGCGACGCTCGACTGGCAGGAGCGTCCGGAGCTCAAGCGCTGGCAGATCGAGTGGCGCCGGGGCGGTCCCGATCCGCTCGACGAGGGCGACTGGCCGAACCAGCATGCATGGCTGGCCGACGGGCTGGAGCGCCTGGCGCGGGTGTTCCGGACGCGCTTGCAGGCGGCGCCGCCGGACGCTACGCCCGCTGCCGTCGACCCTTCCCTGGATGAGTGA
- a CDS encoding carbohydrate kinase, which yields MSEAKTRIEEATGAQPAAWTERPPVAVVDLGKTNAKLLVFTPDGRIAHQTQSKPEWLQQEELRVLDEPALWAWMIGAIGDALDRFAVERVIVTTHGCTFALIGGGALAAPILDYEQAPPPEIEEAFAAVSPPFAETFSPPLPVGFNLAKHLFWLGERDPDLLKRTQAIVCYPQYWTWRLSGEAVSEVSYLGCHTHLWSPVKDDFSSLVDARDWREKMPPLVRAGAEAGYHSLITPAGAEATLVVHNGVHDSNAALYFYRSVGYSDFTLVSTGTWVIVFNTDCPLGALDPARDMLANVSVDREPVSTARFMGGREFDLISEESRADVSLALIERVIAKGLFALPSFAPGGPFPGRAGATVGPEPSAEERRALALLYVACMTHHVLGLVRSRNTIIVDGGLARSRLYGGMLAALRPGQTILGAEHAEGTAAGAAALAYEAIGLRPFEDPCRPIEPVAIEGLDDYYRRWLDMTER from the coding sequence GTGAGCGAGGCGAAGACCAGGATCGAGGAGGCGACCGGGGCTCAGCCCGCGGCGTGGACGGAGCGGCCGCCGGTCGCCGTGGTCGATCTCGGCAAGACCAACGCGAAGCTGCTCGTCTTCACTCCCGACGGCCGCATCGCCCACCAGACGCAGTCGAAGCCGGAATGGCTGCAGCAGGAGGAGTTGCGGGTCCTGGACGAGCCCGCGCTCTGGGCCTGGATGATCGGCGCGATCGGCGATGCGCTCGACCGCTTCGCGGTCGAGCGGGTGATCGTCACCACCCATGGCTGCACCTTCGCCCTGATCGGCGGCGGGGCGCTGGCCGCCCCGATCCTCGACTACGAGCAGGCGCCGCCGCCGGAGATCGAGGAGGCCTTCGCCGCCGTCAGTCCGCCCTTCGCCGAGACGTTCTCGCCGCCCCTGCCGGTCGGCTTCAACCTCGCCAAGCACCTGTTCTGGCTCGGGGAACGCGACCCGGACCTGCTGAAGCGGACGCAGGCGATCGTCTGCTACCCGCAATACTGGACCTGGCGCCTGTCGGGCGAGGCCGTCTCGGAGGTCTCCTATCTCGGCTGCCACACCCATCTGTGGTCGCCGGTCAAGGACGATTTCAGCTCGCTGGTCGATGCGCGGGACTGGCGGGAGAAGATGCCGCCCCTGGTCCGCGCCGGCGCGGAGGCCGGCTATCACAGCCTGATCACCCCCGCGGGCGCCGAGGCGACCCTGGTCGTACACAACGGCGTCCACGACAGCAACGCCGCCCTCTATTTCTACCGCTCGGTCGGCTACAGCGACTTCACGCTCGTCTCGACCGGGACCTGGGTGATCGTGTTCAACACCGACTGCCCGCTGGGCGCGCTCGATCCCGCGCGCGACATGCTGGCCAACGTGTCGGTCGACCGCGAGCCGGTCTCGACCGCGCGCTTCATGGGCGGGCGCGAGTTCGACCTGATCTCGGAGGAGAGCCGGGCCGACGTGAGCCTGGCCCTGATCGAGCGGGTGATCGCCAAGGGCCTGTTCGCGCTGCCGAGCTTCGCGCCGGGCGGCCCGTTCCCCGGACGTGCCGGGGCGACGGTCGGTCCCGAGCCGAGCGCCGAGGAGCGCCGCGCCCTCGCCTTGCTCTACGTGGCGTGCATGACCCACCACGTGCTGGGCCTGGTGCGCTCGCGGAACACGATCATCGTCGACGGGGGGTTGGCCAGGAGCCGGCTCTATGGCGGCATGCTCGCCGCCTTGCGTCCCGGCCAGACCATTCTCGGCGCGGAGCATGCCGAGGGCACGGCGGCCGGAGCGGCGGCGCTCGCCTACGAGGCCATCGGCCTCCGGCCGTTCGAGGATCCGTGCCGCCCGATCGAGCCGGTGGCGATCGAGGGGCTGGACGATTACTACCGGCGGTGGTTGGACATGACAGAACGGTGA
- a CDS encoding PaaI family thioesterase: MTDDLPPFHPALHGWQRVDDTGFIAMVGPLWHRIEDGALVMGFVAEDKHHNRRGVVQGGMIMTFADRALGAGTRHVSGGAPVATVQLDVHFVDATRIGAFVTTRPRVIRQTSSLFFMEGDLVAAGGIVASARGIWKRVRPD; this comes from the coding sequence ATGACCGACGACCTGCCGCCCTTCCATCCCGCCCTGCATGGCTGGCAGCGTGTCGACGACACCGGCTTCATCGCCATGGTCGGCCCGCTCTGGCACCGGATCGAGGACGGCGCGCTCGTCATGGGCTTCGTCGCCGAGGACAAGCACCACAACCGGCGCGGCGTCGTCCAGGGCGGCATGATCATGACCTTCGCCGACCGCGCGCTGGGCGCCGGCACGCGCCATGTCTCGGGCGGCGCGCCGGTCGCCACGGTCCAGCTCGACGTGCATTTCGTCGACGCGACGCGGATCGGCGCCTTCGTCACGACCCGGCCGCGCGTGATCCGCCAGACCTCGTCCCTGTTCTTCATGGAGGGCGACCTCGTGGCGGCCGGCGGGATCGTGGCGAGCGCGCGCGGCATCTGGAAGCGGGTCCGGCCGGACTGA
- a CDS encoding OPT/YSL family transporter, with translation MATHDPGTGRHPTIFEPATLGLVVVLCVFGAIIGMQVLVTLGVSANTSLIGALVAMVLARLPLAYFGRFRSIHRQNLAQSAISSATFGAANSLLLPIGIPFAMGRPDLVLPMLAGAALAMLLDAYLLYRMFDTKIFPARGAWPPGVAAAEAIKAGDQGGRKAGLLGIGLAIGVGGAMLSIPMSAFGIAFIGNIWALSMFGIGLLMRGYSATLGGIDLMALYAPHGVMIGAGLVALVQVGRVLVAKAEDGATAGRSDGEMRQALGLGTVAYLAIAVLIAVIGGIAAEMPVPMLVLFVVYAAFAAYVHELIVGLAAMHSGWFPAFAVALITLIIGMLIGFPPTALALLVGFSAATGPAFADMGYDLKAGFMLRGDGSDPAFERDGRRQQLLAAMAALLIAIVVVYLTYEAYFAADLIPPVDRVYAATIQAGVAPGVALSLFLWAIPGGLIQYFGGASRQMGILFATGLLIASPAAGWAVLAGIVLRMIWTRMDRPDGQSQMEVVAAGVIAGDALYTFFGSVLKNLAGSR, from the coding sequence ATGGCCACGCACGATCCCGGGACGGGCAGGCATCCCACCATCTTCGAGCCGGCGACGCTCGGCCTCGTCGTCGTCCTTTGCGTCTTCGGCGCGATCATCGGCATGCAGGTGCTGGTGACGCTCGGCGTCTCGGCCAACACCTCGCTGATCGGGGCGCTGGTCGCCATGGTGCTGGCGCGGCTGCCGCTGGCCTATTTCGGGCGCTTCCGCTCGATCCATCGGCAGAACCTGGCGCAGAGCGCGATCTCGTCGGCCACCTTCGGCGCGGCCAACAGCCTGCTCCTGCCGATCGGCATCCCCTTCGCCATGGGACGGCCCGACCTGGTCCTGCCCATGCTCGCCGGGGCGGCGCTGGCCATGCTGCTCGACGCCTACCTGCTCTACCGCATGTTCGACACCAAGATCTTTCCCGCGCGCGGCGCGTGGCCGCCGGGCGTGGCCGCCGCCGAGGCGATCAAGGCGGGCGACCAGGGCGGGCGCAAGGCCGGGCTGCTCGGCATCGGCCTCGCGATCGGCGTGGGCGGTGCGATGCTCTCGATCCCCATGTCGGCCTTCGGCATCGCCTTCATCGGCAATATCTGGGCGCTCTCCATGTTCGGCATCGGCCTCCTGATGCGCGGCTACTCGGCGACGCTCGGCGGCATCGACCTGATGGCGCTCTACGCGCCGCACGGCGTCATGATCGGCGCCGGCCTGGTCGCCCTGGTCCAGGTCGGCCGCGTGCTCGTCGCGAAGGCCGAGGACGGCGCGACCGCCGGCCGGTCCGACGGCGAGATGCGCCAGGCGCTCGGCCTGGGCACGGTCGCCTATCTCGCGATTGCCGTGCTCATCGCGGTGATCGGCGGGATCGCGGCCGAAATGCCCGTTCCCATGCTGGTCCTGTTCGTCGTCTACGCCGCCTTCGCGGCCTATGTGCACGAGCTGATCGTCGGCCTCGCCGCCATGCATTCCGGCTGGTTCCCGGCCTTCGCCGTCGCGCTGATCACCTTGATCATCGGCATGCTGATCGGCTTCCCGCCGACCGCGCTCGCCCTGCTCGTCGGCTTCTCGGCCGCGACCGGGCCGGCCTTCGCCGACATGGGCTACGACCTCAAGGCCGGCTTCATGCTGCGCGGCGACGGCTCTGATCCCGCCTTCGAGCGCGACGGCCGCCGCCAGCAGCTCCTGGCCGCCATGGCGGCGCTGCTGATCGCGATCGTCGTGGTCTACCTGACCTACGAGGCCTATTTCGCCGCCGACCTGATCCCGCCGGTCGACCGGGTCTACGCCGCCACGATCCAGGCGGGCGTCGCTCCCGGCGTCGCCCTGTCGCTGTTCCTCTGGGCCATCCCCGGCGGGCTCATCCAGTATTTCGGCGGCGCCAGCCGGCAGATGGGCATCCTGTTCGCCACGGGCCTGCTCATCGCCTCGCCCGCGGCCGGCTGGGCGGTGCTCGCGGGCATCGTGCTTCGCATGATCTGGACCCGCATGGACCGTCCGGACGGCCAGAGCCAGATGGAGGTCGTGGCGGCCGGCGTCATCGCGGGCGACGCGCTCTACACCTTCTTCGGCTCCGTCCTGAAGAACCTGGCAGGCTCCCGGTAG
- a CDS encoding IclR family transcriptional regulator — MTTLDSAAAVLRCFAIDRPELTVTEAARLLGAPKSTTSRLLRAMRDAGLLELAPPGKRYRPGLLLFEAGRLYQAGSSLLAEADAAVGRLAAEVGHTGYVSVLDGVSVVGLKHHVGQGPLRVATPTGRRLEAQATATGRALLARLDDLDVRARFADGFAPASPTAPGDLDDLIGRLDVVRRQGFAQSFDEANHGVAAQAVAVGTRDAGEAVALCIAYPLATVDESLRGRIVHGLLAARADLARRFDDPVGLPLPPHPRVSAA; from the coding sequence ATGACCACGCTCGACAGCGCCGCAGCCGTGCTCCGCTGCTTCGCGATCGACCGGCCCGAGCTGACGGTCACGGAGGCGGCGCGGCTCCTGGGCGCCCCCAAGAGCACGACCTCGCGCCTGCTGCGCGCCATGCGCGACGCCGGCCTGCTCGAGCTGGCGCCGCCCGGCAAGCGCTACCGGCCGGGCCTGCTCCTGTTCGAGGCCGGCCGGCTCTACCAGGCCGGATCGAGCCTCCTGGCCGAGGCCGACGCCGCGGTCGGCCGGCTCGCGGCCGAGGTCGGCCACACCGGCTACGTCTCCGTCCTGGACGGCGTGTCGGTGGTCGGCCTCAAGCATCATGTCGGCCAGGGGCCGCTCCGCGTCGCCACCCCGACCGGGCGGCGGCTCGAGGCGCAGGCGACCGCGACCGGCCGGGCCCTGCTGGCGCGGCTGGACGACCTGGACGTCCGCGCGCGGTTCGCGGACGGCTTCGCGCCGGCCTCGCCGACCGCGCCCGGCGACCTGGACGACCTGATCGGGCGCCTGGACGTCGTGCGCCGCCAGGGATTCGCCCAGTCCTTCGACGAGGCCAATCACGGCGTGGCGGCGCAGGCGGTGGCGGTCGGCACGCGCGACGCGGGCGAGGCGGTCGCCCTGTGCATCGCCTACCCGCTGGCGACGGTGGACGAGTCCCTGCGCGGGCGCATCGTCCACGGCCTCCTGGCCGCGCGGGCGGACCTCGCCCGCCGCTTCGACGACCCCGTCGGCCTTCCGCTTCCACCCCATCCGCGAGTTTCGGCAGCATGA